In Bos indicus isolate NIAB-ARS_2022 breed Sahiwal x Tharparkar chromosome 19, NIAB-ARS_B.indTharparkar_mat_pri_1.0, whole genome shotgun sequence, the following proteins share a genomic window:
- the CPSF4L gene encoding LOW QUALITY PROTEIN: putative cleavage and polyadenylation specificity factor subunit 4-like protein (The sequence of the model RefSeq protein was modified relative to this genomic sequence to represent the inferred CDS: inserted 1 base in 1 codon; deleted 4 bases in 3 codons; substituted 1 base at 1 genomic stop codon), giving the protein MQTELVVFGKLTKAKSEVQRGGLGQQAGDPQNQGVNPDLPDASASVRVGEKPWLGPIPGLAELMTSMTSASSRQENCRAPTDPAFQSCAFRKGKERRDDDSGNPQSEFNEKLAPPAPVNLSIRAASLRLACATLLTAYTCGRAFTRAGRVQEVIVGLERLAFAFEKEVETQKGTGLLXFQAMDKSGTAVCTFFTKGLCEKGKLCPFRHDRGEKPVVCKKGDQCKFLHQYDVARMPECHFSFKSGDCNNKERPFLHVKPAFKTQHCPWYDRGFCKHSPLCKYXHVRRTKCTNYLAGFCPEGPRYQFAQ; this is encoded by the exons ATGCAGACTGAGCTGGTGGTCTTTGGGAAGCTCACCAAAGCCA aatctgaggttcagagaggtggcCTGGGACAGCAGGCTGGGGACCCACAGAACCAAGGTGTGAACCCTGACCTGCCCGATGCCAGTGCTAGCGTTCGAGTTGGGG AAAAGCCCTGGCTGGGACCCATCCCAGGCCTGGCAGAGCTCATGACCTCCATGACCTCAGCCAGTTCCAGGCAGGAGAATTGCAGAGCTCCCACAGACCCTGCTTTTCAGAGCTGTGCTTTCAGAAAGGGAAAGGAGCGCAGGGATGATGACTCAGGAAATCCGCAGTCCGAGTTCAATGAGAAGCTC gctcctccagctcCTGTGAATCTGAGCATTAGGGCGGCCTCGCTGAGGCTGGCTTGTGCAACTCTCCTCACAGCTTACACCTGCGGCCGTGCCTTCAC GAGGGCGGGGAGGGTGCAGGAGGTCATCGTGGGGCTGGAGCGGCTGGCCTTCGCCTTCGAGAAGGAGGTGGAGACGCAGAAGGGCACTGGGCTTC ATTTCCAGGCCATGGACA agtcaggcacagctgTGTGCACCTTCTTCACCAAAGGGCTCTGTGAAAAAG GGAAGCTGTGCCCGTTCCGGCACGAC AGGGGCGAGAAGCCAGTGGTGTGCAAGAAGGGCGACCAGTGCAAGTTCCTGCACCAGTATGACGTGGCCAGGATGCCCGAGTGCCACTTCTCCTTCAAGTCTG GGGACTGCAACAATAAGGAACGTCCGTTCCTCCACGTGAAGCCGGCCTTCAAGACCCAGCACTGTCCGTGGTACGACCGAGGTTTCTGCAAGCACA GTCCACTGTGT AAGTACTGACATGTCCGCAGGACAAAGTGTACTAACTACTTA GCTGGCTTCTGCCCGGAAGGACCCAGGTACCAATTTGCACAGTAA
- the MTNAP1 gene encoding mitochondrial nucleoid-associated protein 1 isoform X1, with protein MELCPYCKKPFKRLKSHLPHCKMLGATMPADQEIHQCEPATLARGKKIKAPIRDSIKAKEKELGTDSKKRNPELKGNNSERTVKSSSALAVGLEKASHKKADENVKSQVKPSLKMLKDTKPKVASRGETTTQFSASENTSSTKELAKALPQLGESRANPSEIEAPLPPGPVAPSQSNHDRKYSLAFLNDVQATSADLRLDRVDASRQNLLVKLFNTSLGDGHSSPVNCSHRVQRGNMSSSGRERDSKAEDHLLGVSTDRNFRTLAKNAESQIAALKLNPLGKSQGRENQGKALHLGAETYGSQGGVEKSVSVTEMQDWASLSHDSVTEKKPQDRGPGVHVFPLMGTTCPERLPLAQSRNQSPASLAVKFLQEEKAEAGSRNRGPAVKALMAGEEWASLTSKLGSWPPASCPQGLQSAHSAQHHASRSPLASQSLSSALGLEWFPELYPGYLGLGVLPERPQRWSTLAQKPLLVISPQGERLSQVPWLERSTTAVRSLEAPASSSLRRLLGAVHTGWIRCRTSVRSGVGGLTLLFTGCFVLCCSWSFKHLNPYVCLCLSQELQRWRHQR; from the exons ATGGAACTGTGTCCTTACTGTAAGAAGCCATTTAAACGATTGAAATCCCACTTGCCGCACTGTAAGATGCTGGGAGCAACTATGCCTGCTGATCAAGAAATTCATCAGTGCGAGCCGGCTACACTCGCACGTGGTAAAAAAATCAAAGCGCCAATCAGGGACTCAattaaagcaaaagagaaagagttagggacagacaGTAAGAAAAGAAATCCGGAACTGAAAGGGAACAATTCAGAACGGACAGTCAAGTCCTCTTCAGCACTAGCTGTTGGTTTGGAAAAAGCAAGTCATAAAAAGGCTGATGAAAATGTCAAGAGTCAAGTTAAGCCCTCCCTCAAAATGTTAAAGGATACTAAACCAAAGGTTGCTTCCCGGGGAGAAACTACAACTCAGTTTTCTGCATCAGAAAACACCAGTTCTACAAAAGAACTTGCCAAAGCTTTGCCTCAATTAGGAGAAAGTAGAGCTAACCCTTCAGAAATTGAAGCACCTTTACCTCCTGGCCCAGTGGCACCTTCTCAGTCGAATCACGATAGGAAATATTCTTTAGCCTTCCTTAATGATGTGCAAGCCACTTCAGCTGATTTAAGATTGGACAGAGTGGATGCCTCAAGACAGAACCTTCTCGTGAAATTATTCAATACATCTCTTGGTGATGGTCATAGTTCTCCCGTGAATTGCAGTCACAGGGTTCAAAGAGGAAACATGTCAtcatcaggcagagaaagagattCCAAGGCCGAGGATCACCTCTTAGGAGTTTCTACTGATAGAAACTTCAGGACTCTGGCAAAGAATGCAGAATCACAGATTGCTGCTTTGAAACTTAACCCCTTAGGTAAAAGCCAGGGCAGGGAGAACCAGGGAAAAGCACTCCACCTTGGAGCAGAGACATATGGGAGCCAAGGAGGTGTAGAGAAGAGTGTATCTGTGACAGAAATGcaggattgggcttccctgagccATGATTCAGTCACAGAGAAGAAGCCTCAAGACAGAGGTCccggtgtacacgtgttcccactAATGGGGACAACTTGCCCTGAGCGTCTCCCTCTAGCACAGTCACGTAACCAGAGTCCCGCCTCTCTGGCTGTAAAATTTCTCCAGGAAGAGAAAGCAGAAGCCGGCAGCCGGAATCGAGGCCCTGCTGTGAAGGCGTTGATGGCGGGTGAGGAGTGGGCTTCTCTGACATCTAAGTTGGGCTCTTGGCCCCCAGCATCGTGCCCCCAGGGGCTGCAGTCTGCACATTCAGCCCAGCACCACGCTTCCAGAAGCCCCTTGGCCAGTCAGAGCCTGTCGAGCGCCCTGGGGCTGGAGTGGTTTCCAGAGCTCTATCCTGGTTATCTCGGCCTCGGGGTGCTGCCAGAGAGGCCCCAGCGTTGGAGCACTCTGGCCCAGAAGCCCCTGCTTGTCATCAGTCCCCAGGGTGAGAGACTCTCCCAAG TTCCTTGGTTGGAAAGAAGCACGACGGCGGTAAGGAGCTTGGAAGCCCCGGCCAGCTCCTCTCTCAGGAGGCTCCTGGGAGCTGTCCACACAG GCTGGATCCGGTGCCGCACCAGCGTGAGGAGCGGAGTCGGTGGCCTCACCTTGCTCTTCACCGGCTGCTTCGTCCTCTGCTGCAGCTGGAGCTTCAAGCATCTGA ACCCTTACGTTTGTCTCTGTTTATCCCAAGAGCTGCAGCGCTGGCGTCATCAGCGCTGA
- the MTNAP1 gene encoding mitochondrial nucleoid-associated protein 1 isoform X4, producing the protein MELCPYCKKPFKRLKSHLPHCKMLGATMPADQEIHQCEPATLARGKKIKAPIRDSIKAKEKELGTDSKKRNPELKGNNSERTVKSSSALAVGLEKASHKKADENVKSQVKPSLKMLKDTKPKVASRGETTTQFSASENTSSTKELAKALPQLGESRANPSEIEAPLPPGPVAPSQSNHDRKYSLAFLNDVQATSADLRLDRVDASRQNLLVKLFNTSLGDGHSSPVNCSHRVQRGNMSSSGRERDSKAEDHLLGVSTDRNFRTLAKNAESQIAALKLNPLGKSQGRENQGKALHLGAETYGSQGGVEKSVSVTEMQDWASLSHDSVTEKKPQDRGPGVHVFPLMGTTCPERLPLAQSRNQSPASLAVKFLQEEKAEAGSRNRGPAVKALMAGEEWASLTSKLGSWPPASCPQGLQSAHSAQHHASRSPLASQSLSSALGLEWFPELYPGYLGLGVLPERPQRWSTLAQKPLLVISPQGERLSQGWIRCRTSVRSGVGGLTLLFTGCFVLCCSWSFKHLNPYVCLCLSQELQRWRHQR; encoded by the exons ATGGAACTGTGTCCTTACTGTAAGAAGCCATTTAAACGATTGAAATCCCACTTGCCGCACTGTAAGATGCTGGGAGCAACTATGCCTGCTGATCAAGAAATTCATCAGTGCGAGCCGGCTACACTCGCACGTGGTAAAAAAATCAAAGCGCCAATCAGGGACTCAattaaagcaaaagagaaagagttagggacagacaGTAAGAAAAGAAATCCGGAACTGAAAGGGAACAATTCAGAACGGACAGTCAAGTCCTCTTCAGCACTAGCTGTTGGTTTGGAAAAAGCAAGTCATAAAAAGGCTGATGAAAATGTCAAGAGTCAAGTTAAGCCCTCCCTCAAAATGTTAAAGGATACTAAACCAAAGGTTGCTTCCCGGGGAGAAACTACAACTCAGTTTTCTGCATCAGAAAACACCAGTTCTACAAAAGAACTTGCCAAAGCTTTGCCTCAATTAGGAGAAAGTAGAGCTAACCCTTCAGAAATTGAAGCACCTTTACCTCCTGGCCCAGTGGCACCTTCTCAGTCGAATCACGATAGGAAATATTCTTTAGCCTTCCTTAATGATGTGCAAGCCACTTCAGCTGATTTAAGATTGGACAGAGTGGATGCCTCAAGACAGAACCTTCTCGTGAAATTATTCAATACATCTCTTGGTGATGGTCATAGTTCTCCCGTGAATTGCAGTCACAGGGTTCAAAGAGGAAACATGTCAtcatcaggcagagaaagagattCCAAGGCCGAGGATCACCTCTTAGGAGTTTCTACTGATAGAAACTTCAGGACTCTGGCAAAGAATGCAGAATCACAGATTGCTGCTTTGAAACTTAACCCCTTAGGTAAAAGCCAGGGCAGGGAGAACCAGGGAAAAGCACTCCACCTTGGAGCAGAGACATATGGGAGCCAAGGAGGTGTAGAGAAGAGTGTATCTGTGACAGAAATGcaggattgggcttccctgagccATGATTCAGTCACAGAGAAGAAGCCTCAAGACAGAGGTCccggtgtacacgtgttcccactAATGGGGACAACTTGCCCTGAGCGTCTCCCTCTAGCACAGTCACGTAACCAGAGTCCCGCCTCTCTGGCTGTAAAATTTCTCCAGGAAGAGAAAGCAGAAGCCGGCAGCCGGAATCGAGGCCCTGCTGTGAAGGCGTTGATGGCGGGTGAGGAGTGGGCTTCTCTGACATCTAAGTTGGGCTCTTGGCCCCCAGCATCGTGCCCCCAGGGGCTGCAGTCTGCACATTCAGCCCAGCACCACGCTTCCAGAAGCCCCTTGGCCAGTCAGAGCCTGTCGAGCGCCCTGGGGCTGGAGTGGTTTCCAGAGCTCTATCCTGGTTATCTCGGCCTCGGGGTGCTGCCAGAGAGGCCCCAGCGTTGGAGCACTCTGGCCCAGAAGCCCCTGCTTGTCATCAGTCCCCAGGGTGAGAGACTCTCCCAAG GCTGGATCCGGTGCCGCACCAGCGTGAGGAGCGGAGTCGGTGGCCTCACCTTGCTCTTCACCGGCTGCTTCGTCCTCTGCTGCAGCTGGAGCTTCAAGCATCTGA ACCCTTACGTTTGTCTCTGTTTATCCCAAGAGCTGCAGCGCTGGCGTCATCAGCGCTGA
- the MTNAP1 gene encoding mitochondrial nucleoid-associated protein 1 isoform X5: MELCPYCKKPFKRLKSHLPHCKMLGATMPADQEIHQCEPATLARGKKIKAPIRDSIKAKEKELGTDSKKRNPELKGNNSERTVKSSSALAVGLEKASHKKADENVKSQVKPSLKMLKDTKPKVASRGETTTQFSASENTSSTKELAKALPQLGESRANPSEIEAPLPPGPVAPSQSNHDRKYSLAFLNDVQATSADLRLDRVDASRQNLLVKLFNTSLGDGHSSPVNCSHRVQRGNMSSSGRERDSKAEDHLLGVSTDRNFRTLAKNAESQIAALKLNPLGKSQGRENQGKALHLGAETYGSQGGVEKSVSVTEMQDWASLSHDSVTEKKPQDRGPGVHVFPLMGTTCPERLPLAQSRNQSPASLAVKFLQEEKAEAGSRNRGPAVKALMAGEEWASLTSKLGSWPPASCPQGLQSAHSAQHHASRSPLASQSLSSALGLEWFPELYPGYLGLGVLPERPQRWSTLAQKPLLVISPQGERLSQGWIRCRTSVRSGVGGLTLLFTGCFVLCCSWSFKHLKLQRWRHQR, translated from the exons ATGGAACTGTGTCCTTACTGTAAGAAGCCATTTAAACGATTGAAATCCCACTTGCCGCACTGTAAGATGCTGGGAGCAACTATGCCTGCTGATCAAGAAATTCATCAGTGCGAGCCGGCTACACTCGCACGTGGTAAAAAAATCAAAGCGCCAATCAGGGACTCAattaaagcaaaagagaaagagttagggacagacaGTAAGAAAAGAAATCCGGAACTGAAAGGGAACAATTCAGAACGGACAGTCAAGTCCTCTTCAGCACTAGCTGTTGGTTTGGAAAAAGCAAGTCATAAAAAGGCTGATGAAAATGTCAAGAGTCAAGTTAAGCCCTCCCTCAAAATGTTAAAGGATACTAAACCAAAGGTTGCTTCCCGGGGAGAAACTACAACTCAGTTTTCTGCATCAGAAAACACCAGTTCTACAAAAGAACTTGCCAAAGCTTTGCCTCAATTAGGAGAAAGTAGAGCTAACCCTTCAGAAATTGAAGCACCTTTACCTCCTGGCCCAGTGGCACCTTCTCAGTCGAATCACGATAGGAAATATTCTTTAGCCTTCCTTAATGATGTGCAAGCCACTTCAGCTGATTTAAGATTGGACAGAGTGGATGCCTCAAGACAGAACCTTCTCGTGAAATTATTCAATACATCTCTTGGTGATGGTCATAGTTCTCCCGTGAATTGCAGTCACAGGGTTCAAAGAGGAAACATGTCAtcatcaggcagagaaagagattCCAAGGCCGAGGATCACCTCTTAGGAGTTTCTACTGATAGAAACTTCAGGACTCTGGCAAAGAATGCAGAATCACAGATTGCTGCTTTGAAACTTAACCCCTTAGGTAAAAGCCAGGGCAGGGAGAACCAGGGAAAAGCACTCCACCTTGGAGCAGAGACATATGGGAGCCAAGGAGGTGTAGAGAAGAGTGTATCTGTGACAGAAATGcaggattgggcttccctgagccATGATTCAGTCACAGAGAAGAAGCCTCAAGACAGAGGTCccggtgtacacgtgttcccactAATGGGGACAACTTGCCCTGAGCGTCTCCCTCTAGCACAGTCACGTAACCAGAGTCCCGCCTCTCTGGCTGTAAAATTTCTCCAGGAAGAGAAAGCAGAAGCCGGCAGCCGGAATCGAGGCCCTGCTGTGAAGGCGTTGATGGCGGGTGAGGAGTGGGCTTCTCTGACATCTAAGTTGGGCTCTTGGCCCCCAGCATCGTGCCCCCAGGGGCTGCAGTCTGCACATTCAGCCCAGCACCACGCTTCCAGAAGCCCCTTGGCCAGTCAGAGCCTGTCGAGCGCCCTGGGGCTGGAGTGGTTTCCAGAGCTCTATCCTGGTTATCTCGGCCTCGGGGTGCTGCCAGAGAGGCCCCAGCGTTGGAGCACTCTGGCCCAGAAGCCCCTGCTTGTCATCAGTCCCCAGGGTGAGAGACTCTCCCAAG GCTGGATCCGGTGCCGCACCAGCGTGAGGAGCGGAGTCGGTGGCCTCACCTTGCTCTTCACCGGCTGCTTCGTCCTCTGCTGCAGCTGGAGCTTCAAGCATCTGA AGCTGCAGCGCTGGCGTCATCAGCGCTGA
- the MTNAP1 gene encoding mitochondrial nucleoid-associated protein 1 isoform X3: protein MELCPYCKKPFKRLKSHLPHCKMLGATMPADQEIHQCEPATLARGKKIKAPIRDSIKAKEKELGTDSKKRNPELKGNNSERTVKSSSALAVGLEKASHKKADENVKSQVKPSLKMLKDTKPKVASRGETTTQFSASENTSSTKELAKALPQLGESRANPSEIEAPLPPGPVAPSQSNHDRKYSLAFLNDVQATSADLRLDRVDASRQNLLVKLFNTSLGDGHSSPVNCSHRVQRGNMSSSGRERDSKAEDHLLGVSTDRNFRTLAKNAESQIAALKLNPLGKSQGRENQGKALHLGAETYGSQGGVEKSVSVTEMQDWASLSHDSVTEKKPQDRGPGVHVFPLMGTTCPERLPLAQSRNQSPASLAVKFLQEEKAEAGSRNRGPAVKALMAGEEWASLTSKLGSWPPASCPQGLQSAHSAQHHASRSPLASQSLSSALGLEWFPELYPGYLGLGVLPERPQRWSTLAQKPLLVISPQGERLSQVPWLERSTTAVRSLEAPASSSLRRLLGAVHTGWIRCRTSVRSGVGGLTLLFTGCFVLCCSWSFKHLKLQRWRHQR, encoded by the exons ATGGAACTGTGTCCTTACTGTAAGAAGCCATTTAAACGATTGAAATCCCACTTGCCGCACTGTAAGATGCTGGGAGCAACTATGCCTGCTGATCAAGAAATTCATCAGTGCGAGCCGGCTACACTCGCACGTGGTAAAAAAATCAAAGCGCCAATCAGGGACTCAattaaagcaaaagagaaagagttagggacagacaGTAAGAAAAGAAATCCGGAACTGAAAGGGAACAATTCAGAACGGACAGTCAAGTCCTCTTCAGCACTAGCTGTTGGTTTGGAAAAAGCAAGTCATAAAAAGGCTGATGAAAATGTCAAGAGTCAAGTTAAGCCCTCCCTCAAAATGTTAAAGGATACTAAACCAAAGGTTGCTTCCCGGGGAGAAACTACAACTCAGTTTTCTGCATCAGAAAACACCAGTTCTACAAAAGAACTTGCCAAAGCTTTGCCTCAATTAGGAGAAAGTAGAGCTAACCCTTCAGAAATTGAAGCACCTTTACCTCCTGGCCCAGTGGCACCTTCTCAGTCGAATCACGATAGGAAATATTCTTTAGCCTTCCTTAATGATGTGCAAGCCACTTCAGCTGATTTAAGATTGGACAGAGTGGATGCCTCAAGACAGAACCTTCTCGTGAAATTATTCAATACATCTCTTGGTGATGGTCATAGTTCTCCCGTGAATTGCAGTCACAGGGTTCAAAGAGGAAACATGTCAtcatcaggcagagaaagagattCCAAGGCCGAGGATCACCTCTTAGGAGTTTCTACTGATAGAAACTTCAGGACTCTGGCAAAGAATGCAGAATCACAGATTGCTGCTTTGAAACTTAACCCCTTAGGTAAAAGCCAGGGCAGGGAGAACCAGGGAAAAGCACTCCACCTTGGAGCAGAGACATATGGGAGCCAAGGAGGTGTAGAGAAGAGTGTATCTGTGACAGAAATGcaggattgggcttccctgagccATGATTCAGTCACAGAGAAGAAGCCTCAAGACAGAGGTCccggtgtacacgtgttcccactAATGGGGACAACTTGCCCTGAGCGTCTCCCTCTAGCACAGTCACGTAACCAGAGTCCCGCCTCTCTGGCTGTAAAATTTCTCCAGGAAGAGAAAGCAGAAGCCGGCAGCCGGAATCGAGGCCCTGCTGTGAAGGCGTTGATGGCGGGTGAGGAGTGGGCTTCTCTGACATCTAAGTTGGGCTCTTGGCCCCCAGCATCGTGCCCCCAGGGGCTGCAGTCTGCACATTCAGCCCAGCACCACGCTTCCAGAAGCCCCTTGGCCAGTCAGAGCCTGTCGAGCGCCCTGGGGCTGGAGTGGTTTCCAGAGCTCTATCCTGGTTATCTCGGCCTCGGGGTGCTGCCAGAGAGGCCCCAGCGTTGGAGCACTCTGGCCCAGAAGCCCCTGCTTGTCATCAGTCCCCAGGGTGAGAGACTCTCCCAAG TTCCTTGGTTGGAAAGAAGCACGACGGCGGTAAGGAGCTTGGAAGCCCCGGCCAGCTCCTCTCTCAGGAGGCTCCTGGGAGCTGTCCACACAG GCTGGATCCGGTGCCGCACCAGCGTGAGGAGCGGAGTCGGTGGCCTCACCTTGCTCTTCACCGGCTGCTTCGTCCTCTGCTGCAGCTGGAGCTTCAAGCATCTGA AGCTGCAGCGCTGGCGTCATCAGCGCTGA
- the MTNAP1 gene encoding mitochondrial nucleoid-associated protein 1 isoform X2, translating into MELCPYCKKPFKRLKSHLPHCKMLGATMPADQEIHQCEPATLARGKKIKAPIRDSIKAKEKELGTDSKKRNPELKGNNSERTVKSSSALAVGLEKASHKKADENVKSQVKPSLKMLKDTKPKVASRGETTTQFSASENTSSTKELAKALPQLGESRANPSEIEAPLPPGPVAPSQSNHDRKYSLAFLNDVQATSADLRLDRVDASRQNLLVKLFNTSLGDGHSSPVNCSHRVQRGNMSSSGRERDSKAEDHLLGVSTDRNFRTLAKNAESQIAALKLNPLGKSQGRENQGKALHLGAETYGSQGGVEKSVSVTEMQDWASLSHDSVTEKKPQDRGPGVHVFPLMGTTCPERLPLAQSRNQSPASLAVKFLQEEKAEAGSRNRGPAVKALMAGEEWASLTSKLGSWPPASCPQGLQSAHSAQHHASRSPLASQSLSSALGLEWFPELYPGYLGLGVLPERPQRWSTLAQKPLLVISPQGERLSQVPWLERSTTAVRSLEAPASSSLRRLLGAVHTGWIRCRTSVRSGVGGLTLLFTGCFVLCCSWSFKHLSKPHSASSAAGHSP; encoded by the exons ATGGAACTGTGTCCTTACTGTAAGAAGCCATTTAAACGATTGAAATCCCACTTGCCGCACTGTAAGATGCTGGGAGCAACTATGCCTGCTGATCAAGAAATTCATCAGTGCGAGCCGGCTACACTCGCACGTGGTAAAAAAATCAAAGCGCCAATCAGGGACTCAattaaagcaaaagagaaagagttagggacagacaGTAAGAAAAGAAATCCGGAACTGAAAGGGAACAATTCAGAACGGACAGTCAAGTCCTCTTCAGCACTAGCTGTTGGTTTGGAAAAAGCAAGTCATAAAAAGGCTGATGAAAATGTCAAGAGTCAAGTTAAGCCCTCCCTCAAAATGTTAAAGGATACTAAACCAAAGGTTGCTTCCCGGGGAGAAACTACAACTCAGTTTTCTGCATCAGAAAACACCAGTTCTACAAAAGAACTTGCCAAAGCTTTGCCTCAATTAGGAGAAAGTAGAGCTAACCCTTCAGAAATTGAAGCACCTTTACCTCCTGGCCCAGTGGCACCTTCTCAGTCGAATCACGATAGGAAATATTCTTTAGCCTTCCTTAATGATGTGCAAGCCACTTCAGCTGATTTAAGATTGGACAGAGTGGATGCCTCAAGACAGAACCTTCTCGTGAAATTATTCAATACATCTCTTGGTGATGGTCATAGTTCTCCCGTGAATTGCAGTCACAGGGTTCAAAGAGGAAACATGTCAtcatcaggcagagaaagagattCCAAGGCCGAGGATCACCTCTTAGGAGTTTCTACTGATAGAAACTTCAGGACTCTGGCAAAGAATGCAGAATCACAGATTGCTGCTTTGAAACTTAACCCCTTAGGTAAAAGCCAGGGCAGGGAGAACCAGGGAAAAGCACTCCACCTTGGAGCAGAGACATATGGGAGCCAAGGAGGTGTAGAGAAGAGTGTATCTGTGACAGAAATGcaggattgggcttccctgagccATGATTCAGTCACAGAGAAGAAGCCTCAAGACAGAGGTCccggtgtacacgtgttcccactAATGGGGACAACTTGCCCTGAGCGTCTCCCTCTAGCACAGTCACGTAACCAGAGTCCCGCCTCTCTGGCTGTAAAATTTCTCCAGGAAGAGAAAGCAGAAGCCGGCAGCCGGAATCGAGGCCCTGCTGTGAAGGCGTTGATGGCGGGTGAGGAGTGGGCTTCTCTGACATCTAAGTTGGGCTCTTGGCCCCCAGCATCGTGCCCCCAGGGGCTGCAGTCTGCACATTCAGCCCAGCACCACGCTTCCAGAAGCCCCTTGGCCAGTCAGAGCCTGTCGAGCGCCCTGGGGCTGGAGTGGTTTCCAGAGCTCTATCCTGGTTATCTCGGCCTCGGGGTGCTGCCAGAGAGGCCCCAGCGTTGGAGCACTCTGGCCCAGAAGCCCCTGCTTGTCATCAGTCCCCAGGGTGAGAGACTCTCCCAAG TTCCTTGGTTGGAAAGAAGCACGACGGCGGTAAGGAGCTTGGAAGCCCCGGCCAGCTCCTCTCTCAGGAGGCTCCTGGGAGCTGTCCACACAG GCTGGATCCGGTGCCGCACCAGCGTGAGGAGCGGAGTCGGTGGCCTCACCTTGCTCTTCACCGGCTGCTTCGTCCTCTGCTGCAGCTGGAGCTTCAAGCATCTGAGTAAGCCTCACTCTGCATCCTCAGCAGCAGGTCACAGCCCATGA